In Bacteriovorax stolpii, a single genomic region encodes these proteins:
- a CDS encoding chemotaxis protein CheW encodes MEKDNVTKMKRAGTSELSRFIEFSLGHEDYAIPLLMVREVISVPDTTPIPKSPTHFLGIMNLRGQVISVVDLRKKLKVDARQDKEEAVIIVDIGGMNIGVVVDSINKVLAFSSEDVSEMPEVEHQINTHFIFGVYKKENSLTVLLDIAKVLDLKDMEAISGTKRAA; translated from the coding sequence ATGGAAAAAGACAACGTTACAAAAATGAAGAGAGCAGGAACATCAGAACTAAGCCGTTTTATCGAGTTTAGTCTTGGTCACGAGGATTATGCAATTCCTTTACTAATGGTAAGAGAAGTTATCTCTGTGCCGGACACGACACCAATTCCAAAATCACCAACGCACTTCCTGGGAATTATGAACCTAAGAGGGCAGGTTATTTCAGTTGTCGATCTTAGAAAGAAACTTAAAGTAGACGCTCGTCAGGATAAAGAAGAGGCCGTTATCATCGTTGATATCGGTGGAATGAACATTGGTGTGGTTGTAGATTCAATCAACAAAGTTCTAGCTTTCTCTTCTGAAGACGTAAGTGAAATGCCGGAAGTTGAACACCAAATCAATACACACTTTATTTTTGGTGTTTACAAGAAAGAAAATTCACTAACAGTACTTCTGGACATCGCTAAGGTTCTTGACCTTAAAGATATGGAAGCTATCAGTGGAACTAAGAGAGCTGCTTAA
- a CDS encoding CheR family methyltransferase: MSQAAVGSVSKDFVSLIEKVSTVVHKISGNRLGEKQAYMVETRVKKRMMELGLKTADEYMRYIDQNLDHESYILVGLITTHHTFFFREFPHFEILKAKLPELVSHVKKRGDKTLTVWSAACSRGHEVYSLAMFLDFHLPQIDPTVSFKILGTDIDGESVKIANNGVYHQNEIKEIPMNFMGNNWAKGTGDIAMYAKVKSNLKTKCEFRPGNLLKVSEAVKDSKFDVIFCRNVFIYFETHQVEAISKDLLARLQPHGLYFSGISEPLSGMKLDIASIGPSAYIHKNAAPAAASQPASNVLPMGARPSASTVAPVAAAPVSYTPAVLRVMCVDDSPSILTLLKKVLVPEHGFEVVATAINGKDAMEKLKTVKVDLMTLDIHMPEMDGVTYLEKNHTSTHPPVMIISSASRADSDTAMKAFKFGASDYVEKPALTNLEERGEEIRTKLRSIAGSSQRKTTVSSFDKENQKKFVIANPEKKMRLILGSLSDLPVMKSFFHDLDNSQPPTLIFFEGQGEILEGIVKEHQRDFKKTVVFFDNIDTKLEANKIYFVDFKKYFSLLHKKYGTLPTSIMTYGNTSAHAAKLVAEWRGVELLLEDLGEKANAKHPLKAKASDVVPATSFPYMSCRYLSTK; encoded by the coding sequence ATGAGTCAGGCGGCAGTTGGTAGTGTAAGTAAAGATTTTGTATCATTGATTGAGAAGGTCTCAACTGTTGTGCATAAGATCTCGGGTAACCGTTTAGGTGAAAAACAGGCCTACATGGTAGAGACGAGAGTTAAAAAACGCATGATGGAATTGGGGCTAAAGACGGCCGATGAATATATGAGATACATCGACCAGAACTTGGATCACGAATCTTACATTCTCGTCGGACTCATTACAACTCACCATACTTTTTTCTTCAGAGAGTTCCCGCACTTTGAAATTTTAAAGGCGAAACTTCCGGAACTTGTGTCACATGTAAAAAAACGCGGAGACAAGACCCTGACTGTATGGTCAGCGGCCTGCAGTAGAGGACACGAAGTGTACTCGCTGGCGATGTTTTTAGATTTCCATCTTCCGCAAATCGACCCGACAGTGTCGTTTAAAATCCTGGGGACGGACATCGATGGCGAATCAGTCAAGATCGCCAACAATGGTGTTTACCATCAAAACGAAATCAAAGAAATCCCGATGAACTTCATGGGGAACAACTGGGCCAAGGGGACAGGCGATATCGCTATGTACGCCAAGGTTAAATCAAACTTAAAAACAAAATGTGAGTTCAGACCAGGAAACCTTTTAAAAGTTTCTGAAGCGGTGAAAGACTCAAAATTCGACGTTATCTTCTGTCGAAATGTTTTCATTTATTTTGAAACACATCAGGTAGAAGCGATCTCAAAAGATCTTCTGGCAAGACTACAGCCACACGGGCTGTACTTCTCAGGGATTTCAGAGCCTCTTTCAGGGATGAAGCTGGACATTGCTTCAATCGGACCTTCTGCTTACATTCATAAAAATGCAGCACCGGCGGCGGCATCACAACCGGCAAGCAACGTGCTTCCAATGGGAGCGAGACCATCAGCGTCTACTGTTGCCCCAGTGGCAGCTGCACCTGTGTCTTACACTCCTGCAGTGTTAAGAGTTATGTGTGTGGACGACTCACCAAGTATCCTTACACTTTTAAAGAAAGTCCTGGTTCCAGAGCATGGATTTGAAGTTGTGGCCACAGCAATCAACGGTAAAGATGCTATGGAAAAACTAAAAACAGTGAAAGTGGATTTAATGACTCTCGATATTCACATGCCAGAAATGGACGGGGTGACTTATCTGGAGAAAAACCACACGAGCACTCACCCTCCGGTTATGATCATTTCTTCTGCTTCGCGTGCTGACTCTGATACAGCAATGAAAGCGTTTAAATTCGGAGCAAGTGACTACGTAGAAAAACCAGCGCTGACAAACTTAGAAGAGCGCGGGGAAGAGATCAGGACAAAACTTCGTTCAATTGCCGGAAGCTCACAGAGAAAAACAACTGTGTCTTCTTTTGATAAAGAAAACCAGAAGAAGTTTGTTATCGCCAACCCAGAGAAGAAAATGCGCCTTATCCTGGGGTCTCTATCAGACCTTCCTGTGATGAAGTCATTCTTCCATGACCTGGACAACTCTCAGCCACCTACATTGATTTTCTTTGAAGGTCAGGGTGAGATCCTGGAAGGGATCGTCAAAGAGCACCAAAGAGATTTCAAAAAGACAGTTGTCTTTTTTGACAACATTGATACTAAGCTTGAAGCGAACAAAATTTACTTTGTGGACTTCAAAAAATACTTCTCACTTCTACACAAGAAGTACGGCACACTTCCGACGTCGATCATGACATATGGAAACACTTCTGCTCACGCGGCAAAACTGGTGGCCGAGTGGAGAGGTGTGGAGCTTCTGCTGGAAGATTTAGGGGAAAAAGCAAATGCGAAACACCCGCTGAAAGCAAAAGCTTCAGACGTTGTTCCGGCAACCAGCTTCCCGTATATGTCATGCCGCTACCTGAGCACGAAATAA
- a CDS encoding protein-glutamate methylesterase/protein-glutamine glutaminase, protein MKKMRSLQPQTKKDGGEFLVTLFPGDIFISFHHTNQESAGFSVKRTELSVQSYEKIFMFVGEYFNSEFSKIEVKMIGLQKSIDQIAPFFEVKKFQNVKKIEKNGQVEVYYLPELNKVRVSIEGAAPAAAVTPIVSKMPAKAVPSKFKVLVVDDSKTIRTILSKIFSSDPMFEVCAMAEKPSDVEGLIQKHKPDVITLDIHMPEMDGVTLLKTIIAPKYGIPTVMISSISMAEGPMVLDALENGAVDYIQKPEMSEIEKVTPFILEKVRTAAMANLSKKSRRERPQSVKTREVCNLDSLIVLGSSTGGTEAIRDILTALPNQIPPMLIVQHIPAVFSLAFAKRMNDLCPFEVKEAENGDEVRANRVLIAPGGTQMKMVHKSGKTYVEINDDEPVNRFKPSVDYMFLTVAKSLYTHTVAVILTGMGKDGAKGMLELRKLGVRTIAQDEETSVVFGMPKEAIHIGAAEYVEPLTQIAERITILTNEKKSKKEVS, encoded by the coding sequence ATGAAGAAGATGCGTTCATTACAACCACAGACGAAAAAAGACGGGGGAGAGTTCCTGGTGACTCTTTTCCCCGGAGATATTTTTATCTCTTTCCATCACACGAATCAGGAGAGCGCAGGTTTTTCAGTCAAGCGCACGGAACTTTCTGTGCAGTCTTATGAAAAAATTTTCATGTTTGTTGGTGAGTACTTCAATTCTGAGTTTTCAAAGATTGAAGTTAAAATGATCGGTCTGCAAAAAAGCATCGATCAGATCGCGCCTTTTTTTGAAGTTAAAAAGTTTCAGAACGTAAAGAAAATCGAAAAAAATGGTCAAGTGGAAGTTTATTATCTTCCAGAACTCAACAAGGTCCGCGTTTCAATTGAAGGCGCAGCTCCTGCAGCCGCAGTGACGCCGATTGTCTCGAAGATGCCGGCCAAGGCAGTCCCTTCAAAGTTTAAAGTCCTGGTGGTTGATGATTCAAAAACGATCAGAACCATTCTTTCAAAAATCTTTTCAAGTGACCCGATGTTTGAAGTGTGTGCGATGGCAGAAAAACCTTCTGATGTAGAAGGACTGATTCAAAAACATAAACCAGACGTTATCACCCTTGATATCCACATGCCGGAAATGGATGGGGTGACGCTGTTAAAAACAATCATCGCTCCAAAATATGGAATCCCGACAGTCATGATTTCATCAATCAGTATGGCCGAAGGACCGATGGTTTTAGACGCTCTGGAAAACGGAGCGGTTGACTATATCCAGAAACCAGAAATGAGTGAGATTGAAAAAGTTACGCCTTTCATTCTGGAAAAAGTCAGAACAGCAGCGATGGCGAACCTAAGCAAAAAATCGAGACGTGAAAGACCACAAAGTGTAAAGACCAGAGAAGTCTGTAACCTTGATTCACTTATTGTCCTTGGTTCTTCAACAGGGGGAACAGAAGCGATCCGCGATATTTTAACGGCGCTTCCAAATCAAATTCCTCCGATGCTGATTGTTCAGCATATCCCTGCCGTTTTCTCTCTGGCCTTCGCTAAGAGAATGAACGACCTATGTCCGTTTGAAGTTAAAGAAGCAGAAAACGGAGATGAAGTCAGAGCAAACCGCGTACTGATTGCTCCTGGTGGAACTCAAATGAAAATGGTCCACAAGTCTGGAAAGACTTACGTGGAAATCAATGATGATGAACCGGTCAACCGTTTCAAGCCATCAGTTGATTATATGTTCTTAACAGTGGCCAAGTCACTTTACACTCACACTGTTGCCGTTATCTTAACCGGAATGGGGAAAGATGGTGCTAAGGGGATGCTGGAGCTGCGTAAACTTGGTGTGCGCACGATTGCTCAGGATGAAGAAACATCTGTTGTCTTCGGAATGCCAAAAGAAGCGATTCACATTGGAGCAGCAGAGTATGTTGAACCACTGACTCAAATCGCTGAGCGTATCACTATTCTTACCAATGAAAAAAAAAGTAAAAAGGAAGTCTCATGA
- a CDS encoding response regulator, translating into MSRILIVEDQKEIREILEEVFTKELGFKHVTFATDGLEGFAESCLQKFDLICTDHGMPFLNGGDLIAAIRTKPGINQHTPVIMVSALIPDLPAAIKGMEGIYFLEKPIDFNRLKRYVKMAIGMSKNRKDLIAV; encoded by the coding sequence ATGAGCCGAATCCTGATTGTTGAAGACCAAAAAGAGATCCGCGAGATCCTGGAAGAAGTCTTCACTAAGGAACTAGGTTTCAAACATGTGACTTTCGCTACCGATGGCCTGGAAGGTTTTGCGGAGTCTTGCCTGCAAAAATTTGATTTGATCTGCACGGATCACGGCATGCCTTTTTTAAATGGTGGGGATTTAATCGCAGCGATTAGGACTAAACCAGGTATCAATCAGCATACTCCGGTTATCATGGTCTCAGCACTGATTCCTGATTTACCTGCTGCCATAAAAGGAATGGAAGGGATCTACTTCCTGGAAAAACCTATCGATTTCAATCGCCTGAAACGCTATGTGAAGATGGCCATTGGAATGTCTAAAAATAGAAAAGATTTAATTGCTGTTTAA
- a CDS encoding ABC transporter transmembrane domain-containing protein, translating into MLMNFTGMLWNQLKEFKVYYFFGVIALIFTHKIQSELPFMAKELADYVAKNNNELRPSLFFLCALGIIVFRTSSRILFFFPARLLQKFLRSELLEKLESNTPQRFRHLNAGQLFQYLSGDIDQIRALIGFVGLQGANFVIAFFILIPKMVSFNPHLLLALTPMLGAFIIFTVIVSKNRKYFKLTQDMQGEVQNLIMESYVGKRTIKNFHAEASFMELFGELSLKELYYFYRSSLGISITMPLISLGVGLSMLWGAYIIKSYDLGATTLILFSGFVFLFMEPMGYLSWIGVVVSRSHASWGRLKDLDLTLTTSVEAEEKLKNLNTTLTDNNYKLPFWDRALAVSFKTGAWNVLIAKTGHGKSEILLKLAEVLRQRGQSISLVAQDPYIFNDTMERNIFLGKKESDQEREHAKVMLKILGLDYLEPNMENLMKMEVGENGKRLSGGQAKRLSLVRSLMSGADILIWDDPFSSVDLILEKEIIQELKKQPMMKNKTLILTSHRLSTVRHSDYLLFVDKEEGIIEEGQVNQLLKENSKTYEYFQKQMV; encoded by the coding sequence ATGTTAATGAATTTCACAGGTATGCTTTGGAACCAGCTAAAAGAGTTCAAAGTTTACTATTTCTTCGGCGTCATTGCCCTCATTTTTACCCACAAGATTCAGAGTGAATTGCCTTTCATGGCCAAAGAACTCGCAGACTACGTAGCAAAAAATAACAACGAACTAAGGCCGAGTTTATTTTTTCTATGTGCCTTAGGGATTATTGTTTTTAGAACATCTTCGCGTATTTTATTTTTCTTTCCAGCAAGACTGCTGCAGAAATTTTTGCGCTCTGAGCTTTTGGAAAAATTAGAATCAAACACCCCTCAGCGCTTTCGCCATTTAAATGCCGGGCAGCTCTTCCAGTACCTTTCAGGCGATATTGATCAGATCAGAGCGCTTATCGGGTTTGTTGGTCTTCAAGGGGCCAACTTTGTCATCGCGTTTTTTATCTTGATTCCCAAGATGGTGAGCTTTAACCCTCATTTACTTTTGGCCTTAACTCCGATGCTTGGGGCCTTTATTATCTTTACGGTGATCGTTTCAAAAAACAGAAAGTATTTTAAGCTCACTCAGGACATGCAGGGAGAAGTGCAGAACCTGATCATGGAGAGCTACGTTGGAAAAAGAACGATTAAAAACTTTCATGCAGAAGCTTCTTTCATGGAACTCTTCGGAGAGCTTTCGCTTAAAGAGCTTTATTACTTTTATCGTTCATCCCTGGGGATTTCGATCACTATGCCACTCATCTCGTTAGGAGTGGGGCTCTCGATGTTATGGGGGGCCTACATCATCAAGTCTTATGACCTGGGAGCGACAACTCTGATTTTATTCTCAGGGTTTGTTTTTCTTTTCATGGAGCCAATGGGTTACCTGTCGTGGATTGGTGTAGTTGTGTCGCGCTCGCACGCTTCATGGGGCCGATTAAAAGATTTAGACCTGACACTTACGACTAGTGTTGAAGCAGAAGAGAAATTAAAAAACTTAAATACAACTCTTACAGATAACAATTACAAACTACCATTCTGGGACCGAGCTCTCGCCGTGAGTTTTAAAACCGGCGCCTGGAACGTGTTGATTGCTAAAACAGGACACGGAAAAAGTGAAATCCTCTTAAAGCTGGCGGAAGTGCTTCGCCAAAGAGGACAGAGCATTTCTCTCGTTGCGCAGGACCCGTATATTTTCAATGACACCATGGAGAGAAATATCTTCCTTGGAAAAAAAGAGAGTGATCAAGAGCGCGAGCACGCGAAAGTGATGCTTAAAATCCTGGGCCTTGATTATCTTGAACCCAATATGGAAAACCTGATGAAGATGGAAGTTGGGGAAAATGGCAAACGCCTTTCAGGTGGACAGGCCAAGCGTTTAAGTCTAGTCCGAAGCCTTATGAGCGGAGCAGATATCCTGATTTGGGACGATCCGTTCTCATCAGTTGATTTGATTTTAGAAAAAGAAATCATCCAGGAGCTTAAAAAGCAGCCGATGATGAAAAATAAAACATTAATTCTCACCAGCCACAGGCTCTCGACTGTCAGACATTCTGATTACTTGCTCTTTGTTGATAAAGAAGAAGGGATCATTGAAGAAGGGCAAGTGAACCAATTATTAAAAGAAAACAGCAAGACGTATGAATACTTCCAAAAACAAATGGTATAG
- a CDS encoding ATP-binding cassette domain-containing protein — translation MNTSKNKWYSLFFFEGSKVMMGLVLVCLILSAYLGVQTPKLIANLSTHYDDNTLFNQALMALFINFVAVYVNRVVYQLGVNKYVRLLIQYARTQTYGRWLSSNEHDSEKYPQGEILSRIMSDTEAIRDLITSGSFGIFIDLCFVASCLIGFITLHKFTGFFISGAEILATILLIWGSQLMRDIFMRLRNAQAKVNRVTANVLGGFHQMYYTRHDNYASVKSNMAFEDFLEKQNQANNMDAAYYACAESLYPILLALVIFIFPYTGLTEAALIFAIVDLIQRSINPIKEISGKIANIQRAATGIDRIQHFLNDMPMKIVVGKNQLLSEEHHCKLVQMNVSIPKFTYPKRVKKNADDAEEIRDNFSLQDIHFSGNPGELIGIVGLSGSGKSTLLNILAGNLVAKEAIVDLTMNSDGREYHLSIQDLDEYRQEVSIVSQESHIFSESLMFNITLKRDLDPKEVAHFEEAWRKLEESIPYLKTMGVSTHEKINPSKLSLGQKQLLAGVRACYLKKNIVFFDEISSALDSELELALRECILLIQEFSLTIIVAHRVETIINADKILVMEKGRVINSGKHAELLSESQVYQEFIRELSHS, via the coding sequence ATGAATACTTCCAAAAACAAATGGTATAGTTTATTTTTCTTCGAGGGATCGAAAGTCATGATGGGACTGGTGCTCGTGTGCCTTATCCTGTCGGCCTATCTTGGAGTCCAGACTCCAAAGCTTATCGCCAATCTCTCTACTCATTACGATGACAACACACTTTTTAACCAGGCCTTAATGGCCTTGTTTATTAACTTCGTTGCCGTCTATGTTAACCGCGTCGTTTATCAATTGGGAGTGAATAAGTACGTGCGCTTGCTGATTCAGTATGCCCGCACTCAGACTTACGGCAGATGGCTTTCATCAAACGAACACGACAGCGAAAAATACCCGCAAGGAGAGATTCTCTCGAGAATTATGTCGGATACCGAAGCTATTCGCGATTTGATTACATCGGGGTCTTTCGGGATTTTTATCGACCTGTGCTTTGTCGCTTCTTGTTTGATCGGTTTTATTACACTTCACAAGTTCACTGGATTTTTTATTAGTGGTGCCGAAATTCTGGCGACGATTCTCTTGATTTGGGGATCGCAGTTAATGCGCGATATTTTTATGAGACTCAGAAACGCGCAGGCGAAAGTCAATCGTGTAACAGCTAACGTCCTTGGTGGGTTTCATCAGATGTATTACACCCGCCACGATAACTACGCTTCGGTGAAGTCAAATATGGCCTTCGAAGATTTCCTGGAAAAGCAAAACCAGGCCAACAATATGGATGCCGCTTATTATGCGTGTGCTGAATCGCTTTACCCGATTCTTTTAGCACTGGTGATTTTTATTTTTCCTTACACGGGTCTGACGGAAGCGGCCTTGATTTTTGCTATCGTTGATTTAATTCAAAGATCCATTAACCCTATCAAAGAAATTTCCGGCAAGATTGCCAATATCCAAAGAGCAGCGACGGGGATTGACCGCATTCAACATTTCCTAAACGACATGCCGATGAAGATTGTGGTTGGGAAAAACCAGCTTTTATCGGAAGAGCACCACTGTAAACTTGTGCAGATGAATGTCTCGATTCCCAAGTTTACTTACCCTAAACGAGTAAAGAAAAACGCTGATGATGCAGAAGAAATAAGGGATAACTTTTCACTTCAGGATATTCATTTTTCAGGAAACCCTGGAGAACTCATTGGGATCGTAGGTCTTTCTGGTTCAGGGAAATCGACATTGTTAAATATCCTCGCGGGGAATTTAGTGGCCAAAGAGGCCATCGTTGATTTGACGATGAATTCAGATGGACGCGAATATCACCTGAGTATCCAGGATTTGGATGAGTATCGCCAGGAAGTCAGTATTGTTTCTCAAGAATCACACATCTTCAGTGAATCATTGATGTTCAATATTACGCTCAAGCGCGATTTAGATCCAAAAGAAGTGGCACATTTTGAAGAGGCGTGGAGAAAGCTTGAAGAGAGCATTCCTTATCTTAAAACCATGGGCGTCAGCACTCATGAGAAAATCAATCCGTCTAAACTCTCACTTGGTCAAAAGCAGCTTCTTGCTGGGGTGCGTGCTTGTTACTTAAAGAAGAATATTGTTTTCTTTGATGAGATTTCATCGGCCCTGGATTCAGAGCTGGAACTGGCCCTGCGCGAGTGCATTCTCCTTATTCAGGAGTTTTCGTTGACTATTATCGTGGCCCATAGGGTTGAGACAATTATCAATGCCGACAAGATCCTGGTTATGGAGAAAGGCCGAGTGATTAACTCTGGAAAACATGCAGAGCTTCTTTCAGAATCTCAGGTTTATCAAGAATTTATCCGTGAGCTATCGCATTCTTGA
- a CDS encoding thioredoxin domain-containing protein — translation MQKLMKKLTPLMGVAVLTVVVIACQKEASSKPNFIFKPAPSKEVVAKIGDQPVLEKDFVKGIESDLYEAEMKVYEIKMARLQAMLLERFMNADPNKKNLTNDQFLDQYIAKGVKISDAEVEKFIKDRQIPKDQVNPEIKARIVEYLSVESKKIAVDKWIAEKTKKSPVEVYLQKPSLPMFEVNVGDAPFKGGADAKVTIVEFSDFQCPFCSKGATILAGLEKKYGNKVKIAFKHFPLPFHAQARGAAEASMCAFEQDPKAFWKMHDAMFADQSKLDVPNLIATAKKAGVKEAEFKACVESGKYKAKVDADVAEGSNLGIKSTPTFFINGKLIAGAQPIEVFSEVIDEELAK, via the coding sequence ATGCAAAAGCTTATGAAGAAACTAACTCCGCTTATGGGCGTGGCCGTGCTTACAGTAGTGGTTATTGCCTGCCAAAAAGAAGCGAGTTCTAAACCGAATTTTATTTTCAAACCAGCGCCCTCAAAAGAAGTAGTAGCTAAGATTGGTGATCAGCCTGTTTTAGAAAAAGACTTTGTTAAAGGGATCGAAAGTGATCTTTATGAAGCTGAGATGAAAGTTTATGAAATCAAAATGGCTCGCCTTCAAGCGATGCTACTTGAGCGTTTCATGAATGCCGATCCAAACAAAAAGAACTTAACAAACGATCAGTTCCTGGATCAATACATTGCTAAAGGCGTGAAGATTTCTGATGCTGAAGTTGAGAAATTTATCAAAGATCGTCAAATCCCTAAAGATCAAGTTAACCCAGAAATTAAAGCTCGCATCGTAGAGTACTTATCAGTTGAATCTAAAAAGATCGCTGTTGATAAATGGATTGCTGAGAAAACAAAAAAATCTCCAGTAGAAGTTTACCTGCAGAAGCCATCTCTTCCAATGTTTGAAGTGAACGTTGGAGACGCTCCATTTAAAGGCGGAGCTGATGCAAAAGTAACAATCGTAGAATTCTCAGACTTCCAGTGTCCATTCTGTTCAAAAGGTGCAACGATTCTTGCAGGTCTTGAGAAAAAATACGGCAACAAAGTTAAGATCGCTTTCAAACACTTCCCACTTCCATTCCACGCGCAAGCAAGAGGAGCGGCAGAGGCGAGTATGTGTGCTTTCGAACAAGACCCAAAGGCCTTCTGGAAAATGCACGATGCAATGTTTGCTGACCAGTCAAAACTTGATGTTCCTAACCTGATTGCTACTGCTAAAAAAGCAGGCGTAAAAGAAGCTGAATTCAAGGCCTGTGTTGAATCTGGAAAGTATAAAGCGAAAGTAGACGCTGACGTAGCAGAAGGCTCAAACCTTGGTATTAAGTCGACTCCGACTTTCTTTATCAATGGAAAGCTGATCGCTGGGGCACAGCCGATTGAGGTATTTTCAGAAGTTATCGACGAAGAATTAGCTAAGTAA
- the pyk gene encoding pyruvate kinase: MRRAKIVATIGPASNTKEMISKLIETGVNVCRINMSHGTYEAHSAVIKNIREASRESGYEVAILADLQGPKIRVDKLPEPLKLEEGSEWVIGASKLKDKYPEYAQNYIPTIYENLVADCHDGARILFDDGLLQAVAVNRDRDVYKIKVKIGGTLKSNKGINLPDCEVSAPAFTDKDREDLMFALKEGADYVALSFVRKKEDIMQVKTLLHTLKVNIPIISKIEKPQAIDNLDDILSVTDMIMVARGDMGVEVGNHLVPAIQKKIITECNNKGIPVITATQMLESMTENPTPTRAEASDVANAIWDGTDAVMLSGESASGKYPIETVRMMDQIVREAERTPKERPLLRHQDLSSVTASVMVAASMIAEKIGARRILSVTESGQSCLRITQFRPSIPVLGITNSIKVARRMCLYWGVSPFIVTDQERENNEFMKNVLKEVKDRLKLKNGDKLVVTRGDGQFFSQGSSNSVKVELIKDVPKVKGGSQGLEEASDDKKKILLDTNNCASCQACVQVCPHEIWAVTKDEKRDTYIEAKNINKCTMDLACVDACPTGAIEIIPQY; the protein is encoded by the coding sequence ATGAGACGAGCTAAAATCGTGGCCACAATCGGCCCGGCCAGCAACACCAAAGAAATGATTTCAAAGTTAATCGAAACAGGCGTAAACGTCTGCCGTATTAACATGAGCCATGGAACATATGAAGCTCACTCCGCAGTTATTAAAAATATCCGTGAAGCTTCACGTGAGTCTGGTTATGAAGTCGCAATCCTCGCTGACCTGCAAGGTCCAAAAATCCGTGTTGATAAACTTCCAGAGCCACTAAAGCTTGAAGAAGGAAGTGAGTGGGTTATTGGTGCTTCAAAACTAAAAGACAAATACCCAGAGTACGCACAAAATTATATCCCTACTATTTATGAAAACCTGGTAGCTGACTGTCATGATGGAGCACGTATTCTTTTTGATGATGGTCTACTGCAAGCAGTGGCCGTTAATCGTGATAGAGACGTCTATAAGATCAAAGTTAAAATAGGTGGAACGCTAAAATCAAATAAAGGTATTAATCTTCCGGACTGTGAAGTGTCAGCTCCGGCATTCACCGATAAAGACCGTGAAGACTTAATGTTTGCTCTTAAAGAAGGGGCAGACTATGTGGCCTTGTCTTTTGTTCGAAAGAAAGAAGACATCATGCAGGTTAAAACTCTTCTGCACACATTAAAAGTCAACATTCCTATTATCTCTAAAATTGAAAAGCCTCAGGCCATTGATAACCTGGATGATATTTTATCTGTCACAGATATGATCATGGTTGCCCGTGGAGATATGGGAGTTGAAGTTGGAAACCATCTGGTTCCGGCAATTCAAAAGAAAATCATCACTGAATGTAACAACAAAGGGATTCCGGTTATTACTGCAACTCAAATGCTAGAGAGTATGACGGAAAACCCAACTCCAACCAGAGCGGAAGCTTCTGATGTTGCCAACGCAATTTGGGATGGGACAGATGCAGTTATGCTTTCGGGCGAGTCGGCTTCCGGGAAATACCCAATTGAGACAGTGAGAATGATGGACCAGATTGTCCGCGAAGCTGAACGCACTCCAAAGGAGCGTCCACTTCTAAGACATCAGGACTTATCAAGTGTCACGGCTTCAGTTATGGTGGCAGCATCAATGATCGCTGAAAAAATCGGCGCCAGAAGAATTCTTTCGGTAACCGAGTCTGGACAGTCTTGTTTACGAATCACTCAATTCCGCCCAAGCATTCCAGTTCTTGGTATCACTAACTCAATTAAAGTCGCACGTCGTATGTGTTTATACTGGGGAGTGAGTCCATTTATCGTCACTGATCAGGAGCGCGAGAATAACGAATTCATGAAAAACGTGCTTAAGGAAGTTAAAGACCGCTTAAAACTTAAAAACGGGGACAAGCTGGTGGTGACTCGCGGGGACGGTCAATTCTTCTCTCAGGGAAGTTCAAACTCTGTTAAGGTCGAATTGATAAAGGACGTGCCGAAAGTAAAAGGTGGATCGCAAGGGTTGGAGGAAGCTTCCGACGATAAAAAAAAAATCCTCTTAGACACGAATAACTGTGCTTCTTGCCAGGCCTGCGTACAAGTGTGTCCGCATGAAATCTGGGCCGTCACGAAAGACGAAAAGCGCGACACTTATATCGAAGCTAAAAATATCAACAAATGCACGATGGATCTCGCCTGTGTGGACGCCTGTCCTACAGGTGCTATCGAGATCATCCCTCAATACTGA